One genomic region from uncultured Tateyamaria sp. encodes:
- a CDS encoding transcriptional repressor → MSADGATPIGFEKHDHRACVAQGLAEAEARCAESGLRLTPVRRKVLELLLQEHRALGAYAILDMLGDAGFGSQPPVAYRALDFLAEHGFVHKIERLNAFVACTHPGETHSPAFMICRLCDAVAEAQSPPAKGALGAAARAVGFQIEKTVIEAEGICPACVNKVDV, encoded by the coding sequence ATGTCCGCAGACGGTGCGACCCCCATCGGCTTTGAAAAACACGACCACAGGGCCTGTGTCGCCCAGGGCCTGGCCGAAGCAGAGGCACGCTGTGCCGAAAGCGGGCTGCGCCTGACACCGGTGCGGCGCAAGGTGCTGGAACTCCTGCTTCAGGAACACCGCGCGCTTGGGGCCTATGCGATTCTGGACATGCTGGGCGACGCAGGCTTCGGGTCACAGCCGCCGGTCGCCTATCGCGCGCTGGACTTTTTGGCCGAACACGGCTTCGTTCACAAGATCGAACGGTTGAATGCCTTCGTCGCCTGCACGCATCCCGGCGAAACCCATTCGCCCGCGTTCATGATCTGCCGCCTGTGCGACGCCGTTGCCGAAGCGCAATCGCCGCCCGCAAAAGGCGCGCTTGGGGCGGCGGCGCGCGCAGTCGGGTTCCAGATCGAAAAGACAGTCATCGAAGCCGAAGGCATCTGCCCGGCCTGCGTGAACAAGGTCGACGTATGA
- a CDS encoding DUF2267 domain-containing protein, translating into MPMPWTYRHATREFRSFLGDAKERMSLVSDNSTYTAVDAVFQVFRRRLTPTQVMMFADVLPSVPRAIFVYRWNPEAAPVPFASLEQLTREAQRVRKDHNLTPDNAIEATAWALRRHVDQRSLDRVLDQLPDGAVQFWTARVDDPRELEQRIV; encoded by the coding sequence ATGCCGATGCCCTGGACCTATCGCCATGCGACAAGGGAGTTTCGGTCCTTTCTTGGCGATGCCAAGGAGCGGATGAGCCTGGTGTCGGACAACAGCACCTATACCGCCGTTGATGCCGTGTTTCAGGTGTTCCGGCGACGGCTGACGCCGACACAGGTGATGATGTTTGCCGATGTGCTGCCATCTGTTCCGCGTGCCATCTTCGTATATCGCTGGAACCCCGAGGCGGCGCCCGTTCCCTTTGCCAGCCTTGAACAGCTGACCCGCGAGGCGCAGCGCGTGCGCAAGGATCACAATCTGACGCCGGACAATGCCATCGAGGCCACGGCCTGGGCCCTGCGCCGCCATGTCGATCAACGCAGCCTTGACCGTGTCCTGGATCAGTTGCCGGACGGAGCGGTGCAGTTCTGGACCGCCAGGGTCGATGACCCCAGGGAACTGGAACAGCGTATTGTCTGA
- a CDS encoding metal ABC transporter permease, with translation MLDDFMTRATLAGVGVAFAAAPLGCFVVWRRMAYFGDATAHAAILGVALSLAFEMSIFPGALAVALAMALIVTVLAGRGYAMDTLLGVLAHSALAFGLVAVSFLSGIRIDLMAYLFGDILAVSRTDLVVIWGGAAMVMGLIAWRWSSLLTSTLNEELAYASGLDPKREQLILTVSLAITVAVAIKVVGVLLIAAMLIIPAAAARGLARTPEAMAFIAAGIGALSAVAGLQGAYLFDTPAGPSIVCVAAASFALLNLIGWRSQGGHTR, from the coding sequence ATGCTGGATGACTTCATGACCCGCGCGACCCTGGCCGGGGTCGGTGTGGCCTTTGCCGCCGCGCCCCTGGGCTGCTTTGTGGTCTGGCGCCGGATGGCCTATTTCGGGGATGCAACGGCGCATGCCGCCATCCTGGGCGTCGCCTTGTCCCTGGCGTTCGAGATGTCGATCTTTCCCGGCGCACTGGCCGTGGCATTGGCCATGGCGCTCATCGTGACGGTTCTGGCCGGGCGCGGCTATGCCATGGACACGCTGTTGGGCGTGCTTGCACATTCCGCCCTCGCCTTTGGCCTTGTGGCGGTGTCCTTCCTGTCGGGCATCCGGATCGACCTCATGGCGTACCTGTTTGGCGATATCCTGGCCGTGTCCCGCACCGACCTTGTGGTGATCTGGGGCGGTGCGGCGATGGTAATGGGGCTGATCGCCTGGCGGTGGTCATCGCTGCTGACCTCGACCCTGAACGAGGAACTGGCATATGCCAGTGGCCTTGACCCAAAGCGGGAACAGCTGATCCTGACCGTGTCACTTGCCATCACCGTGGCCGTCGCAATCAAGGTTGTGGGCGTTTTGCTGATCGCGGCGATGCTGATCATCCCTGCGGCGGCGGCCCGCGGTCTGGCGCGCACCCCCGAGGCGATGGCCTTCATCGCAGCCGGGATCGGCGCACTCTCTGCCGTTGCCGGTTTACAGGGCGCGTATCTGTTCGACACCCCGGCGGGGCCATCCATCGTCTGTGTGGCCGCCGCGTCGTTTGCACTGCTGAACCTGATCGGCTGGCGCAGCCAGGGCGGGCACACGCGCTAG
- a CDS encoding efflux RND transporter permease subunit, translating into MNAVIDAAFSRTRVVIMALVAILAVGAYAYVAIPKEANPEVPLPLVFVTTGLDGISPADAEDLLVKPMETEFGALENLEKMTAQAGQGFANVQLEFTAGGDIDDALDKVREAADRVESELPEDARDLTIVEINTSLFPIITIVLSGPLPERALNDIADTVQDELEALPGVLEIDIGGQRDEFLEVLIDPTVFQTYNLSFDEIVGQIQRNNRLIAAGAIQTGGGRIVLKVPGLIQNVEDVMDMPVKVRGDAVVTFGDVATVRRTFEDPDSFARIDGQPALSLEVTKRSGANIIDTIAQVKARIDALSQDWPDAVQVTYLQDQSEQVETLLSDLEANVIAAVILVMVVVVFALGLRPAILVGLAIPGAFLSGVIALWAFDYTMNVIVLFALILVVGMLVDGAIVTVELADRKLQEGMDRRAAYAFGAKRMAWPIIASTATTLSVFFPLLFWTGTTGEFMKFLPITVILTLFASLFMALIFIPVVGGVIGKRQPQSARGKAVLHAAELGDPRDIGGATGAYVRVLEWAILRPGTTLLCAVGLLVATFAAYAEFGRGVSFFPEIEPEFMRVELRARDNLSIWERDALVRAVEARMQGYNEVETVYARAQLAEGRQDEDTIGVIQLDLIDWDERRTAAELGADLRADLSEIPGIDIEVQTASNGPNQGKPINLQLRTRSPDKQAAAVETVMTLMDEIGGFTDVSDTRPLPGVEVSIQVNRSEAARYGADVSLLGQAVQLLTQGITVTDYRPDDTDGELDIRVRFPREERSLAELNTLRVPTPSGLVPISNFVTFVPSERVGTIRRIDEARVVTIEADVAPGVLVAEQISALRGALEGADLPDGVTYSFAGEAQDQQDAMQFLSSAFVAALVLMVLILVIQFNSFFQAAIVMSAIIFSIAGVLLGLLVTGRPFGIVMGGIGVIALAGIVVNNNIVLIDTYNDLKRQGVQSLEAALRTGAQRLRPVVLTSITTALGLMPMVIGVKLDFFTREVVYGAPSTQWWTELSSAIVGGLTVATVLTLVLSPAMLMLQDRLAQVRLPGFLRGLKRSKPAQ; encoded by the coding sequence ATGAACGCGGTGATCGACGCCGCCTTTTCCCGCACCCGCGTGGTGATCATGGCGCTTGTCGCCATTCTGGCCGTGGGCGCCTATGCCTATGTCGCGATCCCGAAAGAGGCGAACCCCGAGGTGCCGCTGCCGCTGGTCTTTGTCACCACCGGCCTTGACGGCATCAGCCCCGCAGATGCCGAGGACCTGCTGGTCAAGCCGATGGAAACCGAATTCGGCGCGCTCGAGAACCTCGAAAAGATGACGGCGCAGGCGGGGCAGGGCTTTGCCAACGTGCAGCTTGAGTTTACCGCAGGCGGCGACATCGACGACGCGCTCGACAAGGTGCGCGAGGCCGCCGACCGCGTCGAAAGCGAACTGCCCGAGGATGCGCGCGACCTGACGATTGTCGAGATCAACACGAGCCTTTTTCCCATCATCACCATCGTGCTGTCCGGTCCGCTGCCGGAACGGGCGCTGAACGACATTGCCGACACCGTGCAGGACGAGCTTGAGGCGCTTCCCGGCGTGCTGGAGATCGACATCGGCGGGCAGCGGGACGAATTCCTTGAGGTGCTGATCGACCCGACGGTGTTCCAGACCTACAACCTCAGCTTTGACGAGATCGTGGGCCAGATCCAGCGCAACAACCGCCTGATTGCCGCCGGTGCGATCCAGACGGGCGGCGGGCGCATCGTGCTGAAGGTGCCGGGCCTGATCCAGAACGTCGAGGATGTGATGGACATGCCTGTCAAGGTGCGCGGCGATGCGGTCGTGACCTTTGGCGATGTGGCCACCGTGCGCCGCACGTTCGAGGACCCCGACAGCTTTGCCCGGATCGACGGCCAGCCCGCGCTGTCGCTGGAAGTGACCAAGCGGTCGGGCGCCAACATCATCGACACCATCGCGCAGGTGAAGGCGCGGATCGACGCGCTGTCGCAGGACTGGCCCGATGCGGTGCAGGTGACGTATCTTCAGGACCAGAGCGAACAGGTGGAAACCCTGTTGTCGGACCTTGAGGCGAATGTGATCGCAGCGGTCATCCTGGTCATGGTCGTCGTGGTCTTTGCCCTTGGCCTGCGGCCCGCGATCCTTGTGGGGCTGGCCATTCCCGGTGCGTTCCTGTCGGGCGTCATCGCGCTGTGGGCGTTCGATTACACGATGAACGTGATTGTGCTCTTTGCCCTGATCCTTGTCGTGGGGATGCTGGTCGACGGGGCCATCGTCACGGTCGAACTGGCCGACCGCAAGTTGCAGGAGGGGATGGACCGGCGCGCGGCCTATGCCTTTGGCGCAAAGCGCATGGCGTGGCCCATCATCGCGTCCACCGCGACCACGCTGTCGGTGTTCTTTCCGCTGCTGTTCTGGACGGGCACGACGGGCGAGTTCATGAAATTCCTGCCCATCACCGTGATCCTGACGCTGTTTGCGTCGCTGTTCATGGCGCTGATCTTTATCCCTGTGGTGGGCGGCGTGATCGGCAAGCGTCAGCCGCAAAGCGCGCGCGGCAAGGCGGTGCTGCACGCCGCCGAACTGGGCGATCCGCGCGACATCGGCGGGGCCACGGGGGCCTATGTGCGGGTGCTGGAATGGGCGATCCTGCGCCCCGGCACGACGTTGCTGTGTGCCGTTGGCCTGCTGGTCGCGACCTTTGCCGCCTATGCCGAATTCGGGCGCGGCGTGTCGTTCTTTCCCGAGATCGAGCCCGAGTTCATGCGCGTGGAACTGCGCGCCCGCGACAACCTGTCGATCTGGGAACGCGACGCGCTGGTGCGCGCGGTCGAGGCACGCATGCAGGGCTATAACGAGGTCGAGACGGTCTATGCCCGCGCGCAACTGGCCGAGGGGCGGCAGGACGAGGATACGATCGGCGTCATCCAGCTGGACCTGATCGACTGGGACGAACGGCGCACCGCCGCGGAACTGGGCGCGGATCTGCGCGCCGACCTGAGCGAAATCCCCGGCATCGATATCGAGGTGCAGACCGCCAGCAACGGACCCAACCAGGGCAAGCCCATCAACCTGCAACTGCGCACCCGCAGCCCCGACAAGCAGGCCGCCGCGGTCGAGACCGTGATGACCCTGATGGACGAGATCGGCGGCTTTACGGACGTGTCCGACACGCGGCCCCTGCCGGGGGTCGAGGTGTCGATCCAGGTCAACCGGTCCGAGGCCGCGCGCTATGGCGCGGATGTCAGCCTGCTGGGGCAGGCGGTGCAGCTTCTGACCCAAGGGATCACCGTCACGGATTATCGCCCCGACGACACGGACGGAGAGCTGGACATCCGCGTCCGCTTCCCGCGCGAGGAACGGTCGCTGGCCGAGTTGAACACGTTGCGCGTGCCGACGCCCTCGGGGCTGGTGCCGATTTCGAACTTCGTGACCTTCGTGCCCTCCGAGCGCGTCGGCACCATCCGCCGCATTGACGAGGCGCGCGTCGTCACGATCGAGGCGGACGTGGCGCCGGGCGTGCTGGTGGCCGAACAGATCAGCGCGCTGCGCGGTGCCCTTGAGGGGGCGGACCTGCCGGACGGTGTCACCTATTCCTTTGCCGGTGAGGCACAGGACCAGCAGGACGCGATGCAGTTCCTGAGCAGCGCCTTTGTCGCGGCCCTTGTGCTGATGGTCCTGATCCTGGTGATCCAGTTCAATTCCTTCTTTCAGGCGGCCATCGTGATGAGCGCCATCATCTTCTCCATTGCCGGGGTTCTGCTGGGCCTGCTGGTCACGGGCCGCCCCTTTGGCATCGTGATGGGTGGCATCGGGGTGATCGCGTTGGCGGGGATCGTGGTGAACAACAACATCGTGCTGATCGACACCTACAACGATCTGAAACGGCAGGGGGTACAGTCGCTGGAGGCGGCATTGCGCACCGGCGCGCAGCGTCTGCGGCCTGTGGTGCTGACATCCATCACCACCGCGCTTGGGCTGATGCCCATGGTGATCGGGGTGAAGCTGGATTTCTTCACGCGCGAGGTTGTCTATGGCGCGCCGTCGACGCAGTGGTGGACCGAACTGTCCAGCGCCATCGTCGGCGGTCTGACCGTCGCGACGGTGCTGACGCTGGTGCTGTCACCTGCGATGCTGATGCTGCAGGATCGGCTGGCGCAGGTCAGGCTACCGGGTTTTCTGAGGGGTCTGAAAAGGTCGAAACCCGCGCAGTAG
- a CDS encoding NAD(P)/FAD-dependent oxidoreductase — protein MTQTTFHSIVIGGGSGGLSFARTAAGLGAQVLLVEQEDLGGTCVNRGCVPKKILWSAGRMQRALAAAHTTGILGPAAMDFQTLATRRDTHIAGIRDGFEESLAQDGVTLVRGRAQVDGTCVRVNDTTYTAENVVIATGARPTPLDIEGSEHLSDSRDVLSWTSRPARILIVGAGYIGCEFAAIFAAMGSDITLVQDGTTILDTFPPSLAQHVQNIFEHDGIALHMGSGLTAVHRTDTGLRCTLAGGAQVETDAVIAAVGRTPNTDTLGPLSDDLACADSGAAQVDDWLATNVAGVHALGDAADRMPLTPVATSDGRQLAHMLHGDGGALIDLDNVTTTAFVYPPAAFIGTADGSPRTDTFRTLSDSVLGPANGPEPQVFRLGFDTGGTLTGAEIAAEHAEDLIALLASLRRSGAKASDLDRIAPIHPSFVEEFTGG, from the coding sequence ATGACCCAGACCACCTTCCACAGCATCGTCATAGGCGGCGGATCCGGGGGGCTTTCGTTTGCGCGCACGGCGGCGGGACTGGGGGCACAGGTCCTGCTGGTGGAACAGGAAGACCTGGGCGGCACCTGCGTGAACCGGGGCTGCGTCCCGAAAAAGATCCTGTGGTCCGCGGGCCGGATGCAGCGCGCACTGGCAGCGGCCCACACGACCGGCATCCTTGGCCCGGCGGCGATGGATTTCCAAACGCTGGCCACCCGCCGCGACACGCACATCGCCGGCATCCGGGACGGGTTCGAGGAGTCCCTGGCACAGGACGGCGTCACCCTTGTCCGCGGCCGGGCGCAGGTTGACGGCACATGCGTGCGCGTGAACGACACGACTTACACCGCGGAAAACGTTGTCATCGCCACCGGCGCACGCCCCACGCCGCTGGACATCGAAGGCTCCGAACATCTGAGCGACAGCCGCGATGTCCTGTCCTGGACATCCCGGCCCGCGCGCATCCTGATCGTGGGGGCCGGGTATATCGGGTGCGAGTTTGCGGCGATCTTTGCCGCCATGGGCAGCGACATCACACTTGTGCAGGACGGGACCACGATCCTTGATACCTTCCCCCCTTCCCTGGCCCAGCATGTGCAAAACATCTTCGAACACGACGGCATCGCCCTGCACATGGGCTCGGGCCTCACTGCGGTTCACCGCACGGATACGGGCCTGCGCTGCACACTTGCCGGTGGCGCGCAGGTCGAGACTGATGCCGTCATCGCCGCCGTGGGCCGTACACCCAACACCGACACGCTCGGGCCGCTGTCGGATGACCTGGCCTGTGCCGACAGCGGGGCCGCGCAGGTGGATGACTGGCTTGCCACGAACGTGGCGGGTGTCCATGCCCTGGGCGATGCGGCGGACCGGATGCCGCTGACCCCGGTGGCCACGTCGGACGGGCGGCAACTGGCCCACATGCTGCACGGTGATGGCGGGGCCCTGATCGATCTGGACAACGTCACCACAACCGCCTTTGTCTACCCGCCTGCGGCCTTCATCGGCACGGCAGACGGATCGCCCCGGACCGACACGTTCCGCACCCTGTCGGACAGTGTCCTTGGTCCGGCGAACGGCCCTGAGCCACAGGTCTTCCGGCTCGGCTTTGACACGGGCGGCACCCTGACCGGGGCCGAGATCGCGGCAGAGCATGCCGAGGATCTGATCGCCCTTCTGGCGTCCCTGCGCCGGTCCGGGGCGAAGGCCAGCGATCTGGACCGCATCGCGCCCATCCATCCGTCATTCGTCGAAGAGTTCACCGGCGGCTGA
- a CDS encoding efflux RND transporter periplasmic adaptor subunit, whose protein sequence is MSEDRTSLEFEDDAGSGRSAWIAAGITIAAVLWMGSGFIWPADDTSESTNTETEAEAVSVATRPSRAEDVTLYFRGEGQAEPDRETMIRAEISGEVAEVLVEKGSDVVAGEILARLSTTRLQADLSRAEEEFDRADREFNNAVELLDRGVATVDRVSQARATLAAARAARTNAEEALDAARIEAPFDGRLEQFNVDPGEYVTAGSEVGRIVDNRPLTVSLQVPQQMLAGLRDAETARVTFITGQERDGRVAFVGSSAASETRTFLAEVVVPNENGDIPAGISAEIRIPNGQERAHFVAPSIVSLNAAGEIGVKTVADGAVVFHKVEIARAEVDGLWVTGLPDEVELITIGQGFVQDGEPVRTRPEPDAQGTSG, encoded by the coding sequence ATGAGCGAGGACCGCACATCACTGGAGTTCGAGGATGATGCCGGCTCGGGGCGTTCTGCCTGGATCGCGGCGGGTATCACGATTGCCGCCGTTCTGTGGATGGGCAGCGGATTTATCTGGCCCGCCGACGACACGTCCGAAAGCACAAATACCGAGACCGAGGCCGAGGCGGTGTCCGTCGCAACGCGCCCGTCCCGGGCCGAGGACGTCACCCTTTATTTCCGAGGCGAGGGGCAGGCCGAACCCGACCGCGAGACGATGATCCGCGCCGAAATCTCGGGCGAGGTGGCCGAAGTGTTGGTTGAAAAGGGCAGTGATGTCGTGGCGGGCGAAATCCTTGCCCGGCTGTCCACGACGCGCCTGCAGGCCGATCTGAGCCGCGCGGAAGAGGAATTCGACCGCGCCGACCGCGAATTCAACAATGCCGTCGAGTTGCTGGACCGGGGTGTGGCCACGGTGGACCGCGTGTCGCAGGCGCGCGCCACGCTGGCCGCCGCCCGTGCCGCCCGCACCAACGCCGAAGAGGCGCTGGACGCCGCCCGGATCGAAGCCCCCTTTGACGGGCGGCTGGAACAGTTCAACGTCGATCCCGGCGAATATGTCACCGCCGGGTCCGAGGTGGGCCGCATCGTCGACAACCGCCCCCTGACCGTCTCGCTTCAGGTGCCGCAGCAGATGCTGGCCGGGCTGCGCGATGCCGAAACAGCGCGCGTGACGTTCATCACCGGACAGGAACGCGACGGGCGGGTGGCCTTTGTCGGATCGTCCGCCGCGTCCGAGACGCGCACCTTTCTGGCCGAAGTCGTCGTGCCCAATGAAAATGGCGACATTCCCGCTGGCATCTCGGCCGAAATCCGCATTCCCAACGGGCAGGAACGCGCGCATTTCGTGGCACCCTCCATCGTGTCGCTGAACGCCGCCGGAGAGATCGGGGTCAAGACGGTCGCGGACGGCGCGGTCGTGTTCCACAAGGTCGAGATCGCGCGCGCCGAGGTGGACGGCCTGTGGGTCACGGGCCTGCCGGACGAGGTGGAGTTGATCACCATCGGCCAGGGCTTTGTCCAGGATGGCGAACCGGTGCGCACGCGGCCGGAACCCGATGCGCAGGGCACAAGCGGATGA
- a CDS encoding type 1 glutamine amidotransferase domain-containing protein translates to MPAVENAKILIMSTNGFEQSELTGPKQQLADAGATVHVATPDGEAITGWDGGDWGDTVEADLKISDVTVDDYIALVLPGGQINPDILRTDETAVQLVRDFVAGNKIVAAICHAPWLLIEAGVVEGCEMTAYPSIRTDLRNAGANVVDSQVAISNGIITSRNPDDIDAFVAKILEEVKEGEHQRNVAAQ, encoded by the coding sequence ATGCCTGCCGTAGAGAACGCGAAGATCCTGATCATGTCCACCAACGGGTTCGAACAGTCCGAACTGACGGGGCCGAAACAGCAACTTGCCGATGCCGGGGCCACGGTCCATGTCGCAACGCCCGATGGCGAGGCGATCACCGGCTGGGACGGTGGCGATTGGGGCGACACGGTCGAGGCCGACCTCAAGATCAGCGACGTGACCGTCGATGACTACATCGCGCTGGTCCTGCCGGGTGGGCAGATCAACCCCGATATCCTGCGCACCGATGAAACGGCCGTGCAGCTTGTGCGCGACTTCGTGGCAGGCAACAAGATCGTCGCCGCCATCTGCCACGCCCCGTGGCTTCTGATCGAGGCGGGCGTGGTCGAAGGGTGCGAGATGACGGCCTATCCGTCCATCCGCACCGACTTGCGCAATGCCGGGGCCAACGTGGTCGACAGCCAGGTCGCCATCTCGAACGGCATCATCACCTCGCGCAATCCGGATGACATCGACGCCTTCGTGGCCAAGATCCTGGAAGAGGTGAAAGAGGGCGAACACCAGCGCAACGTCGCTGCGCAATAG
- a CDS encoding entericidin A/B family lipoprotein, whose translation MKLHILALFSVLALAACETADGFGRDVQAGGEAISDVSNDVQQEL comes from the coding sequence ATGAAACTCCACATACTTGCCCTTTTCTCGGTGCTCGCTCTTGCTGCCTGCGAAACGGCGGACGGCTTCGGCCGCGACGTCCAGGCCGGTGGTGAAGCCATCTCTGATGTCTCGAACGACGTCCAGCAAGAGCTTTGA
- a CDS encoding metal ABC transporter ATP-binding protein, producing MNLITVNALSVAYGANTVLHDVDLCVKPGEIVTIVGPNGSGKTSLLRAVIGATRPTRGTIALKDGLKIGYVPQRLHIDPTLPITVDRFMRLTGRVSRSACRAALDRAGVPDLEKRQMSHLSGGQFQRVLLARALINQPDILLLDEATQGLDQRGSAAFYQQIEQVRRDTGCAVLMISHELHVVMSASDRVVCLNGHVCCEGTPAVVASAPEYRALFGTGTGGALALYRHEHDHGHDHPHSHEAAE from the coding sequence ATGAACCTGATCACCGTGAACGCCCTGAGCGTCGCCTACGGCGCAAACACCGTGCTGCACGATGTGGACCTGTGCGTGAAACCGGGCGAAATCGTCACCATCGTCGGCCCGAACGGATCAGGCAAGACCAGCCTGCTGCGCGCCGTTATTGGCGCCACCCGACCGACACGCGGCACGATCGCGCTGAAAGACGGGCTGAAGATCGGCTATGTGCCGCAGCGCCTGCATATCGATCCGACCCTGCCCATCACCGTGGACCGGTTCATGCGCCTGACGGGCCGTGTGTCCAGATCCGCCTGCCGCGCGGCCCTGGACCGTGCGGGCGTGCCGGATCTGGAAAAACGGCAGATGTCGCACCTGTCCGGCGGCCAGTTTCAGCGTGTGCTTTTGGCGCGCGCGCTGATCAATCAGCCGGACATATTGCTGCTGGACGAGGCGACGCAGGGACTGGACCAGCGTGGGTCGGCGGCCTTTTACCAGCAGATCGAACAGGTCCGGCGCGATACCGGCTGTGCCGTCTTGATGATCAGCCACGAATTGCACGTCGTCATGAGCGCCTCGGACCGGGTCGTCTGCCTGAACGGGCATGTCTGCTGCGAAGGCACCCCGGCCGTTGTCGCGTCCGCGCCCGAATATCGCGCGCTGTTCGGAACCGGGACCGGCGGCGCGCTGGCGCTGTACCGTCACGAACATGACCACGGCCATGATCACCCGCACAGCCACGAGGCCGCCGAATAA
- a CDS encoding zinc ABC transporter substrate-binding protein, whose product MSRSRMSLSVVAMLMGGTAMAEVPRVAVDIAPVHSLVARVMEGVGVPDLIVQPGASPHAYSLRPSEAAALQNADLVFWIGEDLTPWMEGAVDTLATGAAVTSLLEADGTTLLDFREGALFEAHDHGDEDHAGHDDHGHDDHGEEKHAEHDADGHDDHGHDDHGDEDHANHDDHAHDDHGDEKHAEHDDHGHDDHGHDDHAGHDHGAHDPHAWLSPRNAGAWLNVIAAQLSAADPDNAGRYFANAAAAREDMQALAAEVTATLDPVRGGSFVVFHDAYQYFEVDFDFPASGAISLSDASDPSPARVAEVQGRIREEGVDCVLAEPQFNAGLVETILDGTEANTAIIDPLGAALEPGAALYPQLIRNMATTLAECL is encoded by the coding sequence ATGTCCAGATCGCGCATGTCCCTCTCTGTTGTCGCCATGTTGATGGGTGGAACAGCCATGGCTGAGGTGCCGCGTGTTGCCGTTGATATTGCGCCGGTACATTCGCTTGTGGCCCGGGTCATGGAGGGTGTCGGCGTGCCGGACCTGATTGTTCAACCCGGCGCATCCCCACATGCATACAGCTTGCGCCCGTCCGAGGCCGCTGCCCTGCAGAATGCCGATCTTGTGTTCTGGATCGGCGAGGATCTGACGCCCTGGATGGAGGGCGCAGTCGACACGCTGGCGACGGGCGCGGCGGTGACCAGCCTGCTGGAGGCGGATGGAACGACCCTTCTGGATTTCCGCGAAGGCGCGTTGTTCGAGGCGCATGATCACGGCGATGAAGATCACGCGGGCCATGATGACCACGGCCACGACGACCATGGTGAAGAAAAGCATGCAGAGCATGACGCGGATGGACACGATGACCATGGCCATGACGATCACGGCGATGAAGATCACGCGAACCACGATGACCATGCCCATGATGATCATGGTGACGAGAAACACGCCGAGCACGACGATCACGGCCATGACGACCATGGGCACGACGATCATGCGGGGCACGATCACGGGGCGCATGATCCGCATGCCTGGCTGTCCCCCCGGAATGCCGGCGCGTGGCTGAATGTCATTGCCGCGCAATTGTCGGCGGCGGATCCCGACAACGCGGGCCGCTATTTTGCAAATGCAGCCGCCGCCCGGGAGGACATGCAGGCACTGGCTGCCGAGGTGACTGCGACGCTTGATCCCGTCCGCGGCGGAAGCTTTGTCGTGTTCCACGACGCATACCAGTATTTCGAGGTGGATTTCGATTTTCCCGCGTCCGGTGCGATTTCGCTGAGCGATGCGTCTGATCCAAGCCCGGCGCGCGTGGCCGAGGTGCAGGGCCGCATTCGCGAAGAGGGTGTGGATTGCGTTCTGGCAGAGCCGCAGTTCAATGCCGGGCTGGTCGAGACCATTCTGGACGGAACCGAAGCCAATACCGCGATCATCGATCCGTTGGGGGCCGCCCTTGAACCCGGCGCGGCCCTGTATCCACAGCTGATCAGAAACATGGCCACCACCCTGGCCGAGTGTCTCTGA